One Ignavibacteriales bacterium genomic window, AAGGTTAAACACTTCATTATTGTACACTTCTAAAGTATCTGTATTATTATTATTATAGATTCCATAGATACTTCCTGTCGTACCCGATTCTTTTATTAAATTGCCTATAGTATTATCATGTATGCTGATCATTCCCGGTGATGTGTACGCGCATGCTATCCCCATCATGCTGCCGGTGGACGCAGTCGAGAAAATACTGTCCACAGTATTATTGCTTACTTCATAATTATAAGCGCCGCCGTTCACATAAATACAATATGTATTTCCATTTCCCGGGGTGGATTGGTTCCGCCGAAGGTTTTTGATGGTATTGTTAGAGACTGTGTATGACGAGCCAAAGTTTGTGTTTGACGATGACATATAAATTCCGTACATGCTGCCTGTAGCTGTCGAACTTCCGTTTCCTAAATAATTATCCCTGATCGTATTCCCGGTTATATTTAGTGTGTAAGGATTCGTCTGTATGTATATAGAAGCATTTGTTGGAGCTAAAGTCGCGCCGTCATACCGGCAGTCATGGATCTTATTGTTAGTGATATTTACTGTATTATTTACCCCGTCTTTACCATAATCGCAGAATATTCCAAAACTAGATGTGGTACTGCCGCCTAATGTATCGGACATGTCATTATTATTTACTGTAGCCGATGAATTCAACCCTGTCCCTAAAAATATAGGATAAGGCGAAGCGCCGCTTGTGCCGGTATTGACCCTTATAGTGTTATTACTGATTATCAAACTGTCCTGATATAAAACAGATATTCCCCGATGACCGGATGTTCCTCCACCGTTAATAAGACCTGTTCCGATATTGATTATAGTATTTCCGGTCGTGCCTCCTATGTCAAAGAAATGGTCATACAGGTCATAAGGTGACGGCGCGTTATAACCAAGACAAAAAATGCCATACCTGCTGTTATTCATAGTACAGCCCTGTATAGATACATTCTCGTGTCTCCCTTCGATCGTTGTCGGGTTTGTTATACCGCCTGCCAGGTCTCTGTTTAAAGATGATATGCAGGCTGAGTACTGATCATTCTGCTGCTGTTGAATAGTACATCCCGTTATTTGCACATTCTTGCATCCGTCGGTGGAAGATTTTCTTAGCAGACGTATTCCGCTCTCGGTTTGAAGCGTCTGGTTACCCCCGGTATAGTTTTCTATGAAATCTATATTGTTAATTGTGATGTAATCCGTGCCTACCAGTTTGAGTATGGCGTCACCATTCCAATCGGCGCCTGACGATGACAATACCCCCGAACCGTTCGTATCTGTCTGGATGACGGGATTTGTTCCCGCGCCATTCCTCTGGAACACCACGGGGTTTCCAGACGTCGGCAGGTTCGCTGCTATGTCTATTATAAGTCCGCCCATTGGTATGGTCTCCGTGTAACCGGGTGTGATATTGAATGTTACTCCACCTGTGCCGACACCGTTGGCATTGAGGTCGTCTACGGCGAGTTTTATGCTAGCGTATGTGCCGGGAATGGTCTTAGTACCCGTCAGCTGTGCGCTTGCGTTTCCATACATCATAATAAGAAGCAAGACTAGTGAAAATACTGTTGTTGTGACCTTTTTCATTTTATTTTCCTTTTAACTTTAAGCTTTAAACTTTTTCACATATCCCCCCTTTTTCCAAAGGGGGGTGCCTCGTAGAGGCGGGGGGTTAAGAATTACTTAACCAGCATCATTCTCTTTACCTCTGTAAAGCCATCCGCTTCGATCCTGTAAAAATATATCCCGCTCGAATAGCTTCCTGCATTCCATTCCATTTCATACCTTCCTGCTGTGAGTTCATTATTCACAAGTGTGCTTACCTGCCTGCCCAGTATGTCATAGATAGTCAGCTTCACTATACCGCTTTTCGGTATGTCGAACTTTATCTTTGTGCTTGGATTGAATGGATTTGGGTAGTTATTGTACAGTGCATATTTATCGGGAAGAGAGCCGTTTCCTGTTATACCTGTTATTAATGAGGACACTACGTTTGAATATCCCGAATTACCGCCGGCGTTATATGCATACACTCTCCACTCATATGTCCTTCCCACGGTTAATCCGGTATCAGTGTATGTTACTGAGTCCGCTTTTAAAGAATCTATTGTTGTCCA contains:
- a CDS encoding T9SS type A sorting domain-containing protein codes for the protein MKKVTTTVFSLVLLLIMMYGNASAQLTGTKTIPGTYASIKLAVDDLNANGVGTGGVTFNITPGYTETIPMGGLIIDIAANLPTSGNPVVFQRNGAGTNPVIQTDTNGSGVLSSSGADWNGDAILKLVGTDYITINNIDFIENYTGGNQTLQTESGIRLLRKSSTDGCKNVQITGCTIQQQQNDQYSACISSLNRDLAGGITNPTTIEGRHENVSIQGCTMNNSRYGIFCLGYNAPSPYDLYDHFFDIGGTTGNTIINIGTGLINGGGTSGHRGISVLYQDSLIISNNTIRVNTGTSGASPYPIFLGTGLNSSATVNNNDMSDTLGGSTTSSFGIFCDYGKDGVNNTVNITNNKIHDCRYDGATLAPTNASIYIQTNPYTLNITGNTIRDNYLGNGSSTATGSMYGIYMSSSNTNFGSSYTVSNNTIKNLRRNQSTPGNGNTYCIYVNGGAYNYEVSNNTVDSIFSTASTGSMMGIACAYTSPGMISIHDNTIGNLIKESGTTGSIYGIYNNNNTDTLEVYNNEVFNLYNNATTGLLYGYYNSGILSEGYEDVYNNKIHDLTNNSSNVCIGMNMKNNNTANTQEKNVYGNLVYNIINDSIGQTGGIQLAKPGVANISANRIFNIITRKGSSVTYGLYFNGASNSNCNIYNNMISEIYAPVQNTTLGVIGLVIENSDTVNLSYNTIYMDSSSTGANSGNIALYISGFSNSTLKNNIVINKFTPSGGGQTIAIFKDPGVTYNAASNNNNIYVPAGASNFYYCDGSNFHSTFAAFQTAVSPADTNSFSENSPFKNVSTSPYDLDMKTTIPTLCDGGAIPVAGITTDIHGTTRNVSTPDVGADEFELKNPVTAAPTLVYPANNAVLVEVNPLMNWDEVTNATIYHIQISTDSTFGSSLVDVDTLTSSELQLGNNFLAINTKYYWRVSGKNPVGEGPFSSVWNFTTGVTNIEPTSLPVVYELYQNYPNPFNPSTKIKFDIPKSGFVSLKVYDITGREVSTLVNSELATGRYEFEWNGGQFASGVYFFRITAGDFVKVQKMILVK